One window of the Indicator indicator isolate 239-I01 chromosome 13, UM_Iind_1.1, whole genome shotgun sequence genome contains the following:
- the SERP1 gene encoding stress-associated endoplasmic reticulum protein 1, with protein MVAKQRIRMANEKHSKNITQRGNVAKTSRTAPEEKASVGPWLLALFIFVVCGSAIFQIIQSIRMGM; from the exons ATGGTGGCCAAGCAGCGCATCCGCATGGCCAACGAGAAGCACAGCAAGAACATTACCCAGCGCGGGAACGTCGCCAAGACCTCG AGGACGGCCCCGGAGGAGAAGGCGTCGGTTGGGCCCTGGCTGCTGGCGCTGTTCATCTTCGTGGTTTGCGGATCAG CCATCTTCCAGATCATCCAGAGCATCCGGATGGGCATGTGA
- the EIF2A gene encoding eukaryotic translation initiation factor 2A isoform X3, translated as MAPPAPLLAVRGSEGLYMVNGPPSFTESTAFQRDSGKNCKAVAFSKDGSLFAWCNGEKVNIVNVTSAEFLCSLDLPKAVCLEFSPKNNILATWQAYTNTIANKLHLQKVNDFVLSPGAQPTKVAVYVPGSKGAPSFVRLYQYPSFAGPQSALANKSFFKADKVTMLWNKKATAVLVIASTEVDKTGASYYGEQTLHYIATNGESAVVQLPKNGPIYDVVWNPSSVEFCAVYGFMPAKATVFNLKCEPVFDFGTGPRNAAYYSPQGHILVLAGFGNLRGQMEVWDVKNYKLISKPVASDSTYFAWCPDGEHIVTATCAPRLRVGNGYKIWHYTGSLLHTYQVPSNEEMWQVFWQPFLEGVFPVKAVKYQAVPSELPSTEPKPAQAYRPPALRNKPVTSSKLHEDEPPQNMKPQSGSSDKPLSKTALKNQRKHEAKKAAKQEARADANQESTQPSAPQSAPRSTVPAITSGDPEVDKKIKNLKKKLKAIEHLKEQAAAGKQLEKNQLEKIQKETALLQELEDLELGL; from the exons ATGGCGCCCCCCGCGCCGCTGCTGGCGG tGAGAGGATCCGAGGGGCTGTATATGGTGAACGGGCCCCCCAGTTTCACAGAGAGCACAGCGTTTCAGAG GGACTCTGGGAAGAACTGCAAGGCTGTTGCTTTCAGCAAGGATGGCTCCCTCTTTGCCTGGTGCAACGGAGAGAA AGTAAATATTGTTAatgtcaccagtgctgagttccTGTGTTCCCTTGATCTTCCAAAGGCAGTTTGCCTTGAGTTCTCGCCAAAGAACAACATCCTGGCAACGTGGCAGGCCTACACAA atACCATTGCAAATAAACTGCACTTACAAAAGGTTAACGACTTCGTGTTATCTCCAGGAGCACAACCAACCAAG GTGGCTGTGTATGTGCCGGGCAGCAAAGGCGCTCCATCCTTCGTCAGGCTCTACCAGTACCCCAGCTTCGCTGGCCCTCAGTCTGCACTGGCCAACAAAAGCTTCTTTAAAGCTGACAAGGTGACAATGCTATGGAACAAAAAAG CCACTGCTGTTCTGGTGATAGCCAGTACAGAGGTGGATAAAACAGGGGCTTCCTACTACGGGGAGCAGACTCTGCACTACATTGCCACGAATGGGGAGAGCGCCGTCGTGCAGCTGC caAAAAATGGTCCTATCTATGATGTTGTTTGGAACCCCAGTTCTGTCGAGTTTTGTGCTGTGTATGGTTTTATGCCTGCCAAAGCGACAGTTTTTAACCTGAAATGTGAGCCTGTGTTTGATTTTGGAACCGGCCCTCGCAACGCTGCCTACTACAGCCCCCAGGGACACATCCTGGTGCTGGCAGGGTTTGGGAACCTGAGGGGGCAGATGGAGGTGTGGGACGTTAAGAACTACAAGCTCATCTCCAAGCCGGTGGCCTCGGACTCCACCTACTTCGCCTGGTGTCCCGACGGGGAGCACATCGTGACAGCCACCTGCGCCCCGCGGCTGCGCGTCGGCAATGGCTACAAGATCTGGCACTACACCGGCTCCCTGCTGCACACCTACCAGGTGCCATCCAACGAGGAGATGTGGCAGGTCTTCTGGCAGCCCTTCCTGGAGGGGGTGTTCCCAGTGAAAGCTGTCAAATACCAGGCGGTGCCCAGTGAACTGCCCAGCACCGAGCCCAAGCCTGCCCAGGCCTACAGACCTCCGGCCCTGAGAAACAAACCTGTGACGAGTTCCAAGCTT catgagGACGAGCCACCTCAGAACATGAAacctcagtctggaagcagtgATAAACCGCTCTCTAAAACAGCTCTCAAGAATCAGAGGAAACATGAGGCCAAGAAAGCTGCTAAACAG GAGGCCCGAGCTGATGCCAACCAGGAATccacacagccctcagcaccgcaGAGCGCACCGCGGAGCACTGTGCCTGCTATTACCTCGGGAGATCCTGAGGTTGACAAGAAGATAAAGAATTTAAAGAAG aaaCTAAAGGCAATCGAGCACCTGAAagaacaggcagctgctggcaaacAGCTAGAGAAGAATCAG TTGGAGAAGATACAGAAAGAAACTGCTCTCCTCCAGGAACTGGAAGACCTAGAGTTGGGTCTTTAA
- the EIF2A gene encoding eukaryotic translation initiation factor 2A isoform X2, translating to MAPPAPLLAVRGSEGLYMVNGPPSFTESTAFQRVNIVNVTSAEFLCSLDLPKAVCLEFSPKNNILATWQAYTTGKDGTAGMPNLQLHDVKTGKCLKSFIQKKMQNWCPCWADDESICARNVNNEVHFFENNNFDTIANKLHLQKVNDFVLSPGAQPTKVAVYVPGSKGAPSFVRLYQYPSFAGPQSALANKSFFKADKVTMLWNKKATAVLVIASTEVDKTGASYYGEQTLHYIATNGESAVVQLPKNGPIYDVVWNPSSVEFCAVYGFMPAKATVFNLKCEPVFDFGTGPRNAAYYSPQGHILVLAGFGNLRGQMEVWDVKNYKLISKPVASDSTYFAWCPDGEHIVTATCAPRLRVGNGYKIWHYTGSLLHTYQVPSNEEMWQVFWQPFLEGVFPVKAVKYQAVPSELPSTEPKPAQAYRPPALRNKPVTSSKLHEDEPPQNMKPQSGSSDKPLSKTALKNQRKHEAKKAAKQEARADANQESTQPSAPQSAPRSTVPAITSGDPEVDKKIKNLKKKLKAIEHLKEQAAAGKQLEKNQLEKIQKETALLQELEDLELGL from the exons ATGGCGCCCCCCGCGCCGCTGCTGGCGG tGAGAGGATCCGAGGGGCTGTATATGGTGAACGGGCCCCCCAGTTTCACAGAGAGCACAGCGTTTCAGAG AGTAAATATTGTTAatgtcaccagtgctgagttccTGTGTTCCCTTGATCTTCCAAAGGCAGTTTGCCTTGAGTTCTCGCCAAAGAACAACATCCTGGCAACGTGGCAGGCCTACACAA CTGGTAAAGATGGCACAGCAGGGATGCCCAACCTGCAGCTCCATGATGTGAAAACTGGAAAATGTTTGAAGTCTTTCATCCAGAAAAAGATGCAGAACTG GTGTCCTTGCTGGGCAGATGATGAAAGCATTTGTGCCAGGAATGTGAACAATGAAGTGCACTTCTTTGAAAACAACAACTTTG atACCATTGCAAATAAACTGCACTTACAAAAGGTTAACGACTTCGTGTTATCTCCAGGAGCACAACCAACCAAG GTGGCTGTGTATGTGCCGGGCAGCAAAGGCGCTCCATCCTTCGTCAGGCTCTACCAGTACCCCAGCTTCGCTGGCCCTCAGTCTGCACTGGCCAACAAAAGCTTCTTTAAAGCTGACAAGGTGACAATGCTATGGAACAAAAAAG CCACTGCTGTTCTGGTGATAGCCAGTACAGAGGTGGATAAAACAGGGGCTTCCTACTACGGGGAGCAGACTCTGCACTACATTGCCACGAATGGGGAGAGCGCCGTCGTGCAGCTGC caAAAAATGGTCCTATCTATGATGTTGTTTGGAACCCCAGTTCTGTCGAGTTTTGTGCTGTGTATGGTTTTATGCCTGCCAAAGCGACAGTTTTTAACCTGAAATGTGAGCCTGTGTTTGATTTTGGAACCGGCCCTCGCAACGCTGCCTACTACAGCCCCCAGGGACACATCCTGGTGCTGGCAGGGTTTGGGAACCTGAGGGGGCAGATGGAGGTGTGGGACGTTAAGAACTACAAGCTCATCTCCAAGCCGGTGGCCTCGGACTCCACCTACTTCGCCTGGTGTCCCGACGGGGAGCACATCGTGACAGCCACCTGCGCCCCGCGGCTGCGCGTCGGCAATGGCTACAAGATCTGGCACTACACCGGCTCCCTGCTGCACACCTACCAGGTGCCATCCAACGAGGAGATGTGGCAGGTCTTCTGGCAGCCCTTCCTGGAGGGGGTGTTCCCAGTGAAAGCTGTCAAATACCAGGCGGTGCCCAGTGAACTGCCCAGCACCGAGCCCAAGCCTGCCCAGGCCTACAGACCTCCGGCCCTGAGAAACAAACCTGTGACGAGTTCCAAGCTT catgagGACGAGCCACCTCAGAACATGAAacctcagtctggaagcagtgATAAACCGCTCTCTAAAACAGCTCTCAAGAATCAGAGGAAACATGAGGCCAAGAAAGCTGCTAAACAG GAGGCCCGAGCTGATGCCAACCAGGAATccacacagccctcagcaccgcaGAGCGCACCGCGGAGCACTGTGCCTGCTATTACCTCGGGAGATCCTGAGGTTGACAAGAAGATAAAGAATTTAAAGAAG aaaCTAAAGGCAATCGAGCACCTGAAagaacaggcagctgctggcaaacAGCTAGAGAAGAATCAG TTGGAGAAGATACAGAAAGAAACTGCTCTCCTCCAGGAACTGGAAGACCTAGAGTTGGGTCTTTAA
- the EIF2A gene encoding eukaryotic translation initiation factor 2A isoform X1: MAPPAPLLAVRGSEGLYMVNGPPSFTESTAFQRDSGKNCKAVAFSKDGSLFAWCNGEKVNIVNVTSAEFLCSLDLPKAVCLEFSPKNNILATWQAYTTGKDGTAGMPNLQLHDVKTGKCLKSFIQKKMQNWCPCWADDESICARNVNNEVHFFENNNFDTIANKLHLQKVNDFVLSPGAQPTKVAVYVPGSKGAPSFVRLYQYPSFAGPQSALANKSFFKADKVTMLWNKKATAVLVIASTEVDKTGASYYGEQTLHYIATNGESAVVQLPKNGPIYDVVWNPSSVEFCAVYGFMPAKATVFNLKCEPVFDFGTGPRNAAYYSPQGHILVLAGFGNLRGQMEVWDVKNYKLISKPVASDSTYFAWCPDGEHIVTATCAPRLRVGNGYKIWHYTGSLLHTYQVPSNEEMWQVFWQPFLEGVFPVKAVKYQAVPSELPSTEPKPAQAYRPPALRNKPVTSSKLHEDEPPQNMKPQSGSSDKPLSKTALKNQRKHEAKKAAKQEARADANQESTQPSAPQSAPRSTVPAITSGDPEVDKKIKNLKKKLKAIEHLKEQAAAGKQLEKNQLEKIQKETALLQELEDLELGL; the protein is encoded by the exons ATGGCGCCCCCCGCGCCGCTGCTGGCGG tGAGAGGATCCGAGGGGCTGTATATGGTGAACGGGCCCCCCAGTTTCACAGAGAGCACAGCGTTTCAGAG GGACTCTGGGAAGAACTGCAAGGCTGTTGCTTTCAGCAAGGATGGCTCCCTCTTTGCCTGGTGCAACGGAGAGAA AGTAAATATTGTTAatgtcaccagtgctgagttccTGTGTTCCCTTGATCTTCCAAAGGCAGTTTGCCTTGAGTTCTCGCCAAAGAACAACATCCTGGCAACGTGGCAGGCCTACACAA CTGGTAAAGATGGCACAGCAGGGATGCCCAACCTGCAGCTCCATGATGTGAAAACTGGAAAATGTTTGAAGTCTTTCATCCAGAAAAAGATGCAGAACTG GTGTCCTTGCTGGGCAGATGATGAAAGCATTTGTGCCAGGAATGTGAACAATGAAGTGCACTTCTTTGAAAACAACAACTTTG atACCATTGCAAATAAACTGCACTTACAAAAGGTTAACGACTTCGTGTTATCTCCAGGAGCACAACCAACCAAG GTGGCTGTGTATGTGCCGGGCAGCAAAGGCGCTCCATCCTTCGTCAGGCTCTACCAGTACCCCAGCTTCGCTGGCCCTCAGTCTGCACTGGCCAACAAAAGCTTCTTTAAAGCTGACAAGGTGACAATGCTATGGAACAAAAAAG CCACTGCTGTTCTGGTGATAGCCAGTACAGAGGTGGATAAAACAGGGGCTTCCTACTACGGGGAGCAGACTCTGCACTACATTGCCACGAATGGGGAGAGCGCCGTCGTGCAGCTGC caAAAAATGGTCCTATCTATGATGTTGTTTGGAACCCCAGTTCTGTCGAGTTTTGTGCTGTGTATGGTTTTATGCCTGCCAAAGCGACAGTTTTTAACCTGAAATGTGAGCCTGTGTTTGATTTTGGAACCGGCCCTCGCAACGCTGCCTACTACAGCCCCCAGGGACACATCCTGGTGCTGGCAGGGTTTGGGAACCTGAGGGGGCAGATGGAGGTGTGGGACGTTAAGAACTACAAGCTCATCTCCAAGCCGGTGGCCTCGGACTCCACCTACTTCGCCTGGTGTCCCGACGGGGAGCACATCGTGACAGCCACCTGCGCCCCGCGGCTGCGCGTCGGCAATGGCTACAAGATCTGGCACTACACCGGCTCCCTGCTGCACACCTACCAGGTGCCATCCAACGAGGAGATGTGGCAGGTCTTCTGGCAGCCCTTCCTGGAGGGGGTGTTCCCAGTGAAAGCTGTCAAATACCAGGCGGTGCCCAGTGAACTGCCCAGCACCGAGCCCAAGCCTGCCCAGGCCTACAGACCTCCGGCCCTGAGAAACAAACCTGTGACGAGTTCCAAGCTT catgagGACGAGCCACCTCAGAACATGAAacctcagtctggaagcagtgATAAACCGCTCTCTAAAACAGCTCTCAAGAATCAGAGGAAACATGAGGCCAAGAAAGCTGCTAAACAG GAGGCCCGAGCTGATGCCAACCAGGAATccacacagccctcagcaccgcaGAGCGCACCGCGGAGCACTGTGCCTGCTATTACCTCGGGAGATCCTGAGGTTGACAAGAAGATAAAGAATTTAAAGAAG aaaCTAAAGGCAATCGAGCACCTGAAagaacaggcagctgctggcaaacAGCTAGAGAAGAATCAG TTGGAGAAGATACAGAAAGAAACTGCTCTCCTCCAGGAACTGGAAGACCTAGAGTTGGGTCTTTAA
- the SELENOT gene encoding thioredoxin reductase-like selenoprotein T, translated as MRAAGAGLRLLLLVLALAVGPGGSAEQGAAKKLRMAYATGPLLKFQICVSUGYRRVFEEYMRVISQRYPDIRIEGENYLPQPIYRHIASFLSVFKLVLIGLIIIGKDPFAFFGMQAPSIWQWGQENKVYACMMVFFLSNMIENQCMSTGAFEITLNDVPVWSKLESGHLPSMQQLVQILDNEMKLNVHMEPMPHHRS; from the exons ATGCGGGCGGCGGGAGCAGGGctgcggctgctgctgctggtgctggctctGGCGGTGGGGCCGGGAGGCTCGGCGGAGCAGGGCGCGGCCAAGAAGCTGCGCATGGCCTACGCTACCGGGCCGCTCCTCAAGTTCCAGATCTG TGTCTCCTGAGGCTACAGGCGGGTGTTTGAGGAGTACATGCGGGTCATCAGCCAGCGGTACCCAGACATCCGGATCGAAGGGGAGAACTACCTTCCTCAACCTATCTATAG GCACATAGCatccttcctgtctgtcttcAAACTAGTATTAATAGGCTTAATCATCATCGGCAAGGACCCGTTTGCTTTCTTTGGCATGCAAGCTCCAAGCATCTGGCAGTGGGGCCAAGAAAATAAG GTGTATGCCTGCATGATGGTCTTCTTCCTGAGCAACATGATTGAGAACCAGTGCATGTCCACGGGCGCCTTCGAAATCACTCTGAATG ACGTTCCAGTGTGGTCCAAGCTGGAGTCTGGCCACCTCCCTTCCATGCAGCAGCTTGTACAAATCCTGGATAACGAAATGAAGCTCAACGTGCACATGGAGCCAATGCCTCACCACCGCTCATAG
- the ERICH6 gene encoding glutamate-rich protein 6, with protein METGAERRRSRERGRYGPGAAPCGCRAPTVTYGGLCLKLRAMETAGSGDREARWELPAVAMSLETEAGRFQGYGRRDSTLSEESGSLDVLCDMEFQEDFVKLFKKSLCTLPSVGLPTLLAYRPESSQEKPQAEAQEDPAPRCEYCGSLLKPFPALENTSPAHQNFCCEHRRDLYEFIISERRNREDVLRDAAAAAAAVSSHKPASTKAERQLAKDRACQGQQERLLAQQLSFLAAEPQGTAVDSSQGDNISYLLSREPPSPSGWTLVPGEQASGPGKGPESSSLTCCDFTLLGGKVVKNELLEKHYKDGGKFLTMLPDGTAHLLYPSGNLAVMVVRHKAQLVCIVQEDRPSNAKIQAVFQSRGRSTCYYPSGTIWINMDTWGGQYFNQRGSRVRRWRWPSTLMSSEPQVPLSPIFISLNQYVGVRILGQDKIIVSFLAMGRQAKLNVGTKVQVSSWLRPPTPLGEGELLLLAFRVRILQLLDRLRGCLTFPSTEQWDKIKPPAFLTTQTWKILELCTCPEMSEELRSSVRAIVNAED; from the exons ATGGAGACGGGAGCGGAGCGGCGCCGGAGCCGGGAGCGGGGCCGGTACGGGCCGGGAGCGGCGCCGTGCGGCTGCCGAGCGCCCACCGTGACTTACGGGGGATTGTGTCTTAAACTCAGGGCGATGGAAACCGCGGGAAGCGGCGATCGCGAGGCGAGGTGGGAGCTGCCGGCGGTGGCAATGTCGCTGGAGACGGAGGCCGGCCGGTTTCAGGGCTACGGCCGCAGGGACTCAA CCCTGTCAGAGGAGTCCGGCAGCCTGGATGTTCTGTGTGACATGGAG TTCCAAGAGGATTTTGTGAAGCTGTTCAAGAAGTCTCTGTGCACGCTGCCCTCCGTCGGCCTGCCCACGCTGCTGGCCTATAGACCGGAATCCTCCCAAGAAAAGCCACAGGCTGAG GCACAGGAGGACCCTGCCCCAAGGTGTGAGTACTGTGGCAGCCTCCTGAAGCCATTCCCTGCCTTGGAAA ACACTTCTCCTGCCCATCAGAATTTCTGCTGTGAGCACCGCCGAGACCTCTATGAGTTCATCATCAGTGAGAGGAGGAACCGTGAAGATGTCctcagagatgctgctgctgctgctgctgctgtcagctccCATAAACCTGCCAGCACCAAAGCTGAGAGGCAGCTGGCAAAAGACAGAGCCTGCCAAGG gcagcaggagaggctgtTGGCCCAACAGTTATCcttcctggcagcagagccacagggCACAGCTGTGG actcCAGCCAGGGTGACAACATTTCCTACCTGCTGTCTCGGGAGCCCCCATCGCCCTCAGGCTGGACGCTGGTGCCCGGTGAGCAAGCGTCAGGGCCCGGCAAGGGGCCCGAG TCCTCCAGCCTAACCTGCTGCGACTTCACCCTCTTGGGGGGCAAG GTGGTGAAGAATGAACTGTTGGAAAAACACTACAAAGACGGAGGGAAATTCCTCACCATGCTGCCGGATGGAACAGCACACCTACT CTACCCATCTGGCAACCTGGCAGTCATGGTCGTAAGGCACAAAGCCCAGCTGGTTTGCATCGTGCAGGAGGACAGGCCCAGCAATGCTAAGATACAAGCAGTGTTTCAGTCCCGGGGCAGAAGCACCTGCTACTACCCCAGCGGCACCATCTG GATAAACATGGATACTTGGGGAGGGCAGTACTTCAACCAAAGAGGCAGCAGGGTGAGAAGGTGGAGGTGGCCCAGCACGCTCATGTCTTCTGAGCCCCAGGTCCCACTGAGCCCCATCTTCATCTCCCTGAACCAGTACGTGGGGGTCAGGatcctgggacaggacaagatcATCGTCTCCTTCCTTGCCATGGGGCGACAAGCAAAGCTCAACGTGGGAACCAAAGTGCAG gTCAGCAGCTGGCTGCGTCCTCCCACCCCACTGGGCGAAGgagagctcctgctgcttgccTTCAGAGTGAggatcctgcagctcctggacaGGTTGCGTGGGTGCTTGACCTTTCCTTCTACCGAGCAGTGGGACAAGATCAAGCCCCCAGCATTCCTGACCACACAGACTTGGAAGATCTTGGAGCTGTGCACATGTCCGGAGATGAGCGAGGAGCTGCGCAGCTCGGTGCGGGCGATAGTAAACGCTGAGGACTGA